In a genomic window of Streptomyces roseoviridis:
- a CDS encoding SDR family oxidoreductase: protein MSSPAESRDPDPQTRHPRPPQPEQNQSHPGTTEAMEPRPDHGEDSYRGNGLLADRAAVVTGGDSGIGRAVCLAFAREGADVVFTHLPEEQEDAEETARLIREAGRKAVPVACDIRDEQQCEELIGTAVGTFGRIDLLVNNAAYQMAQPEGIEAITTEQFDRVMKTNLYGMFWLTRAALAHMPRGGSVINTTSVQGYQPSPHLLDYAMTKAAIISFTHGLAQMVAERGIRVNAVAPGPVWTPLIPATMPEVEEFGKQSPLGRAAQPAEMAPAYVFLASSAAGYITGEIVNATGGTPLP, encoded by the coding sequence ATGTCCTCACCCGCAGAGTCCCGCGACCCCGACCCGCAGACGCGCCACCCCCGCCCGCCGCAACCCGAGCAGAACCAGTCCCACCCCGGTACCACCGAGGCCATGGAACCCCGGCCCGACCACGGGGAGGACTCCTACCGCGGAAACGGGCTGCTCGCCGACCGCGCGGCGGTCGTCACGGGCGGGGACTCCGGGATCGGACGGGCCGTCTGCCTGGCGTTCGCGCGCGAGGGCGCGGACGTGGTCTTCACCCACCTGCCCGAGGAGCAGGAGGACGCCGAGGAGACGGCCCGGCTGATCCGCGAGGCGGGCCGCAAGGCGGTGCCCGTCGCCTGCGACATCCGCGACGAGCAGCAGTGCGAGGAGCTGATCGGGACGGCGGTGGGCACCTTCGGCCGCATCGACCTCCTCGTGAACAACGCCGCCTACCAGATGGCGCAGCCCGAGGGCATCGAGGCCATCACCACGGAGCAGTTCGACCGGGTGATGAAGACGAACCTGTACGGCATGTTCTGGCTCACCCGCGCGGCGCTCGCCCACATGCCCCGCGGCGGCAGCGTCATCAACACCACCTCGGTCCAGGGCTACCAGCCCAGTCCGCACCTGCTCGACTACGCGATGACCAAGGCGGCCATCATCTCCTTCACCCACGGCCTGGCCCAGATGGTGGCCGAGCGGGGCATCCGCGTGAACGCGGTCGCGCCCGGACCCGTGTGGACACCGCTGATCCCCGCCACCATGCCGGAGGTGGAGGAGTTCGGGAAGCAGTCACCGCTCGGTCGGGCGGCCCAGCCCGCCGAGATGGCTCCCGCGTACGTCTTCCTGGCCTCCTCCGCGGCCGGCTACATCACCGGAGAGATCGTCAACGCCACGGGCGGCACGCCCCTGCCCTAG
- a CDS encoding YihY/virulence factor BrkB family protein — protein MVDRKPPQEDRSPEDGTEREHPAPDRAPHGRGPDGPAAAAGDADPPRTPPDPRDVGPGPAVDERAPESPTGLSRHSWAAVLKGSLREFTSDELSDRAAALTYYGVLSLFPGLLVLVSLIGLSGRSTTDRVLDNLRELAPGPARDVLGRAVENLQGGTGTGAVMAVVGLVLALWSASAYVGAFMRAANQVFDLPEGRPVWKVLPIRLALTAALMVMAAASALIVVLSGDVARRVGDLLGVGDTALTVWSIAKWPVLLVLVTAMIALLYWAGPNAKVRGWRWVTPGSALALLIWMAASAGFALYVAEFASYNKTYGTMAGVIVFLIWLWITNLAVLLGLEFDAEALRQRAVEGGMPPDEEPYVEPRDTRSWSEEDMRTLRTRPAGPAGRGRAGKDRGHGR, from the coding sequence ATGGTCGATCGGAAGCCCCCTCAGGAAGACCGCTCGCCGGAAGACGGCACGGAACGAGAGCACCCCGCGCCGGACCGCGCGCCGCACGGGCGCGGGCCGGACGGCCCCGCAGCGGCCGCCGGGGACGCGGACCCGCCCCGTACGCCACCGGATCCGCGGGACGTCGGCCCCGGCCCCGCGGTCGACGAGCGGGCGCCGGAGTCGCCGACCGGTCTGTCCCGGCACTCCTGGGCCGCCGTGCTCAAGGGGTCGTTGCGCGAGTTCACCTCCGACGAACTGTCCGACCGGGCCGCCGCCCTCACCTACTACGGCGTGCTGTCCCTGTTCCCCGGGCTCCTCGTGCTCGTCTCGCTGATCGGCCTCAGCGGCCGGTCGACCACGGACCGGGTCCTGGACAACCTGCGGGAGCTGGCGCCCGGACCGGCCCGCGACGTGCTCGGCCGGGCCGTGGAGAACCTCCAGGGCGGTACGGGCACCGGGGCCGTCATGGCGGTGGTCGGCCTGGTGCTCGCCCTGTGGTCGGCCTCCGCCTACGTGGGGGCGTTCATGCGCGCCGCCAACCAGGTCTTCGACCTGCCGGAGGGCCGCCCGGTCTGGAAGGTGCTGCCGATCCGGCTCGCCCTGACCGCCGCCCTCATGGTCATGGCCGCGGCGAGCGCCCTGATCGTCGTCCTGTCCGGCGACGTGGCGCGCCGCGTCGGCGATCTGCTGGGGGTCGGCGACACGGCGCTGACGGTGTGGTCGATCGCCAAGTGGCCGGTTCTGCTGGTGCTGGTGACCGCGATGATCGCGCTCCTGTACTGGGCGGGTCCGAACGCGAAGGTGAGGGGCTGGCGCTGGGTCACTCCGGGCAGCGCCCTGGCCCTGCTGATCTGGATGGCCGCCTCCGCCGGCTTCGCCCTCTACGTCGCCGAGTTCGCCTCGTACAACAAGACGTACGGGACGATGGCCGGCGTCATCGTCTTCCTGATCTGGCTGTGGATCACCAACCTGGCGGTGCTGCTCGGCCTGGAGTTCGACGCGGAGGCGCTGCGCCAGCGGGCGGTCGAGGGCGGCATGCCGCCGGACGAGGAGCCGTACGTGGAGCCGCGTGACACCCGCTCGTGGAGCGAGGAGGACATGCGGACGCTGCGGACGCGCCCTGCCGGGCCGGCCGGCCGCGGGCGGGCGGGGAAGGACCGGGGTCATGGGCGCTGA
- a CDS encoding glutathione S-transferase family protein: MGADGNGGGAYERDRSCLTTRITADGRDGFPVEPGRYRLVIARACPWANRAAIVRRLMGLEDVLSLGIAGPVHDERSWCFHLDPGGRDPVLGIEWLREAFLRRDPGYPHGITVPAIVDVPTGEVVTNDFERITLDLGSQWSAHQREGAPDLYPERWRDEIDDVAGKVYRDVNNGVYACGFARTQAAYDEAYRRLWQRLDWLEERLAGRRYLVGDTLTEADVRLFPTLARFDAVYHGHFKCNRQKLTELPALWAYARDLFQTPGFGDTIDFAQIKAHYHVVHQTINPTGIVPAGPDVRGWLSPHGREQLGGRPFGDGSPPGPPPPAERVPPLG; this comes from the coding sequence ATGGGCGCTGACGGGAACGGCGGGGGCGCGTACGAGCGCGACCGGAGCTGTCTCACGACGCGGATCACGGCGGACGGTCGGGACGGCTTTCCCGTGGAGCCCGGACGTTACCGGCTGGTCATCGCCCGCGCGTGCCCCTGGGCGAACCGGGCCGCGATCGTCCGCCGCCTGATGGGCCTGGAGGACGTGCTGTCGCTCGGGATCGCCGGGCCCGTGCACGACGAGCGCAGCTGGTGCTTCCACCTGGATCCGGGCGGCCGGGACCCGGTGCTGGGCATCGAGTGGCTGCGGGAGGCGTTCCTGCGGCGCGATCCCGGCTATCCGCACGGCATCACCGTGCCGGCGATCGTCGACGTCCCCACCGGCGAGGTCGTCACCAACGACTTCGAGCGGATCACCCTCGACCTCGGCAGCCAGTGGTCGGCGCACCAGCGGGAGGGGGCGCCGGACCTCTACCCGGAGCGGTGGCGCGACGAGATCGACGACGTGGCCGGGAAGGTGTACCGGGACGTCAACAACGGGGTGTACGCGTGCGGTTTCGCCCGCACGCAGGCGGCGTACGACGAGGCGTACCGGCGCTTGTGGCAGCGGCTTGACTGGCTGGAGGAGCGGCTCGCCGGCCGGCGCTACCTGGTCGGCGACACCCTCACGGAGGCCGATGTCCGCCTCTTCCCGACCCTCGCCCGCTTCGACGCCGTGTACCACGGTCACTTCAAGTGCAACCGGCAGAAGCTGACGGAGCTCCCGGCGCTGTGGGCGTACGCGCGGGACCTGTTCCAGACCCCCGGCTTCGGCGACACGATCGACTTCGCGCAGATCAAGGCGCATTACCACGTGGTCCATCAGACCATCAATCCCACCGGGATCGTGCCGGCCGGCCCGGACGTCCGCGGCTGGCTCTCGCCGCACGGACGGGAGCAGCTCGGCGGACGCCCGTTCGGCGACGGCAGCCCGCCCGGCCCGCCTCCGCCGGCCGAGCGGGTGCCGCCGCTCGGTTGA
- a CDS encoding pectate lyase, giving the protein MRRPVAVRLCAGLAATALAAVAGVVVAVPQATASATAGATATAAAAGATGYATQNGGTTGGAGGRTVRATTGTAIHAALCGRASSSTPIVIEVEGTINHANTAKVSGTSCNTADGVIELKQISNVTLVGVGGGAVFDQLGIHIREASNIIVQNVTVRNVKKSGSPVSNGGDAIGMESDVRNVWVDHVTLEASGGESEGYDGLFDMKDNTQYVTLSYSVLRNSGRGGLVGSSETELSNGFITYHHNLYENIDSRAPLLRGGIAHMYNNHYLRLNESGINSRAGARAKVDHNYFEDSKDVLGTFYTTAAGYWQVSGNTFDGVTWSAPGTDYRPAGPDVRSNTTVSIPYPYALDAASCVPGVVSRTAGAGKGLLVSDGSCTPQTPAPTATATVTTPAPTPTPTGTSPTPAPTPTTAPPAGTNLSIGAGSDGSSKADGTSYGNVRDGDPSTYWSPAGPTGSVSVKWGSPVSVSALVIREAAGSAGTIRTWRVVNADTGAVLTSGTGAGAITFPRTSLSKVTFEITGSAGTPKVAEFETYAG; this is encoded by the coding sequence ATGAGACGACCAGTCGCAGTACGCCTCTGCGCGGGCCTGGCCGCCACGGCCCTGGCCGCCGTGGCCGGCGTGGTGGTGGCCGTGCCCCAGGCCACGGCCTCCGCCACGGCCGGCGCCACAGCCACGGCGGCCGCGGCAGGCGCCACCGGCTACGCCACCCAGAACGGCGGCACGACCGGCGGCGCGGGCGGCCGCACCGTACGGGCCACCACCGGGACCGCGATCCACGCGGCCCTGTGCGGCCGGGCCAGCAGCAGCACCCCGATCGTCATCGAGGTCGAGGGCACCATCAACCACGCCAACACCGCCAAGGTCTCCGGCACCAGCTGCAACACCGCCGACGGCGTGATCGAACTGAAGCAGATCAGCAACGTCACCCTCGTCGGCGTCGGTGGCGGAGCCGTCTTCGACCAGCTCGGCATCCACATCCGCGAAGCCAGCAACATCATCGTGCAGAACGTCACCGTCCGGAACGTCAAGAAGTCCGGCTCCCCCGTCTCCAACGGCGGCGACGCCATCGGCATGGAGAGCGACGTCCGCAACGTCTGGGTCGACCACGTCACCCTGGAGGCGTCCGGCGGGGAGTCCGAGGGCTACGACGGCCTCTTCGACATGAAGGACAACACCCAGTACGTGACGCTGTCCTACAGCGTCCTGCGCAACTCGGGCCGCGGCGGCCTCGTCGGCTCCAGCGAGACCGAGCTGTCCAACGGCTTCATCACCTACCACCACAACCTGTACGAGAACATCGACTCCCGCGCTCCCCTGCTGCGCGGCGGCATCGCGCACATGTACAACAACCACTACCTGCGGCTCAACGAGTCCGGCATCAACTCCCGTGCCGGGGCCCGCGCCAAGGTCGACCACAACTACTTCGAGGACTCCAAGGACGTCCTGGGCACCTTCTACACCACCGCGGCCGGTTACTGGCAGGTGAGCGGCAACACCTTCGACGGCGTCACCTGGTCGGCGCCGGGGACGGACTACCGGCCGGCCGGACCGGACGTGCGCTCGAACACCACGGTGAGCATCCCGTACCCGTACGCGCTCGACGCGGCGTCCTGCGTGCCCGGTGTCGTGAGCCGGACGGCGGGCGCCGGCAAGGGGCTGCTCGTGTCGGACGGTTCCTGCACCCCGCAGACCCCGGCGCCGACGGCGACGGCGACGGTCACCACCCCCGCGCCGACGCCCACGCCGACCGGGACGAGCCCGACGCCGGCCCCGACCCCGACGACGGCCCCGCCGGCCGGTACCAACCTGAGCATCGGCGCCGGCTCCGACGGCTCCAGCAAGGCGGACGGGACGAGTTACGGCAACGTACGCGACGGCGACCCGAGCACCTACTGGTCACCGGCCGGTCCGACCGGCTCCGTCTCCGTCAAGTGGGGCTCGCCCGTCTCCGTGTCGGCGCTCGTCATCCGGGAGGCGGCCGGTTCCGCCGGCACCATCCGGACCTGGCGGGTCGTCAACGCCGACACCGGGGCCGTCCTCACCTCCGGCACGGGCGCGGGCGCGATCACCTTCCCCCGGACCTCGCTGAGCAAGGTCACCTTCGAGATCACCGGCTCGGCCGGCACCCCGAAGGTCGCCGAGTTCGAGACGTACGCCGGCTGA